The following are encoded together in the Salvia hispanica cultivar TCC Black 2014 chromosome 6, UniMelb_Shisp_WGS_1.0, whole genome shotgun sequence genome:
- the LOC125192035 gene encoding GDSL esterase/lipase CPRD49-like produces the protein MVGPGRPQFVLFGSSIVQQSFSNGGWGAILTDLYDRKADIVLRGYSGWNSRRAVQVLDLVFPKDAEVQPSLVIVYFGGNDAVHPHPSGLGVHVPLPEYIDNMKKIYFHLKSLTDKVRVIFLTSPPINEALIREHFGILHDKQVRKNETCRRYADALVDSCKQLDVKVVNLWTALQQREDWATTCLTDGIHFTSEGSQIVVKEILKVIKEADWEPNLFWESMPIEFSEDSPYYMVHPYNNGKTTNASFGISSWKIKWTADNIRSKL, from the exons ATGGTTGGGCCGGGACGACCACAATTTGTGCTATTTGGATCATCGATAGTTCAGCAAAGTTTCTCCAATGGAGGATGGGGAGCTATTCTTACTGATCTCTATGACCGTAAG GCAGACATAGTTCTGCGAGGATATTCTGGCTGGAATTCGAGACGCGCTGTTCAAGTATTGGACCTAGTTTTCCCAAAG GATGCAGAGGTTCAGCCTTCATTGGTTATAGTGTATTTTGGTGGGAATGATGCAGTGCACCCTCATCCTAGTGGCTTAGGTGTTCATGTTCCTCTTCCTGAATATATTGACAACATGAAGAAGATCTATTTTCATCTCAAG AGTCTTACAGATAAGGTCCGAGTAATTTTTCTTACTTCGCCTCCCATCAATGAAGCACTGATTCGTGAACATTTTGG TATTTTACATGACAAACAAGTCCGGAAAAATGAAACATGCCGTAGATATGCTGATGCTTTAGTGGACTCTTGCAAGCAGTTAGACGTTAAAGTTGTCAACCTTTGGACTGCCCTTCAGCAACGAGAAGATTGGGCAACAACTTGCTTAAC AGATGGAATCCATTTTACATCGGAAGGGAGCCAAATTGTGGTGAAGGAGATTCTGAAGGTTATAAAAGAGGCTGACTGGGAACCTAACCTCTTTTGGGAGTCGATGCCGATTGAATTTTCTGAAGATTCGCCTTATTACATGGTTCATCCTTACAATAATGGTAAGACCACGAACGCCTCTTTTGGCATCTCTAGTTGGAAAATCAAGTGGACTGCTGATAATATTCGCTCAAAGCTTTGA
- the LOC125192729 gene encoding nucleolar protein 12 — MDMAAATAEEGGAPLRTRHIKKRALRNKSLSVSFDEKDLKDFVGGFHKRKKKRRKEALQQQEEAGRRKRIELRKKRKLEREFVMSGGVPVDPSAVTAKSDEEDEQDEQDEDSEPVVSVSGTMMYDNDDVQVIVTTSEISREEVLPVDKYEVEHAPSVHASETGKQKTPVVRKKQLKKAPMKRSRPKIQRKREKRKGNNKEKRR; from the exons ATGGATATGGCGGCAGCAACGGCTGAGGAAGGCGGAGCACCGCTCCGGACTCGCCATATTAAAAAGAGAGCTCTCAGGAACAAATCACTCTCTGTTTCTTTCGACGAAAAAGATCTCAA AGATTTCGTAGGTGGTTTTCacaagaggaagaagaagaggagaaaaGAGGCATTGCAGCAGCAAGAAGAAGCTGGACGCCGTAAGCGCATTGAGCTACGCAAAAAG AGAAAGTTGGAAAGAGAATTTGTTATGTCTGGTGGAGTTCCAGTGGATCCATCTGCTGTTACTGCAAAATCTGACGAGGAGGACGAGCAAGACGAGCAAGATGAGGATAGTGAACCAGTTGTATCAGTTTCAG GGACCATGATGTATGACAATGATGATGTCCAAGTCATAGTGACTACAAGTGAAATTTCCCGGGAGGAAGTGCTGCCAGTTGATAAGTATGAAGTAGAACATGCTCCATCTGTGCATGCATCTGAGACAGGCAAGCAGAAAACCCCTGTTGTTAGGAAGAAGCAACTGAAGAAGGCACCAATGAAGAGGTCCCGCCCGAAGATACAAAGGaaaagagagaagaggaaGGGAAACAACAAGGAGAAAAGGCGCTAG
- the LOC125196706 gene encoding uncharacterized protein LOC125196706 isoform X1, with translation MKSTIIMILAVLVSAGAIISIAMAVNVIPAIWSLVLPWLRPPYLHILINGIIIAIATASRFCRSQTPPPATRSQHLISVKTPPPAYYADYSPPPEVRDVAEVPEAYESEDAVMDLKPVMVNGLEVGADAEEDEGEDNALDGSTLTYNHPLPEKFSPVDPTGNVPERKAALDEVPERLAPYRHTRKSKSFRERESPRSRRNSNRRIEAYLDRSLTCNSLSPQNQIGNIPPTGVEAREEEYETLESAWKRITENASQTQIESTSMLMIEKAVSPSVDELHQRVEAFIKKVNNEIRLHRQNSSNQYIQLNSAA, from the exons ATGAAATCCACAATTATCATGATTTTGGCGGTTTTAGTTTCAGCTGGCGCTATAATTTCCATAGCTATGGCAGTGAATGTAATTCCGGCGATATGGTCGTTGGTTCTGCCATGGCTGAGGCCGCCGTATTTGCACATCCTAATCAACGGCATCATCATCGCCATCGCCACCGCGTCGCGATTCTGCCGGAGCCAGACGCCTCCGCCGGCGACTCGATCGCAGCACCTGATTTCTGTCAAAACTCCTCCGCCGGCGTATTATGCGGATTACTCACCTCCGCCGGAGGTCAGGGATGTGGCGGAGGTACCGGAGGCGTACGAGAGTGAAGATGCGGTTATGGACCTGAAACCGGTGATGGTGAATGGTTTGGAAGTCGGCGCCGATGCGGAAGAAGATGAAGGCGAGGACAACGCATTGGACGGCAGTACTTTGACGTACAATCACCCGTTGCCAGAGAAATTCTCGCCGGTGGATCCAACAGGAAACGTTCCTGAGA GAAAGGCCGCTCTCGATGAAGTTCCGGAACGGCTGGCGCCTTATCGACACACGCGGAAATCGAAAAGCTTCAGAGAGCGTGAGTCGCCGCGGAGTCGGAGAAACTCGAACCGGCGAATTGAGGCGTACCTGGATCGATCGTTGACGTGCAACTCACTATCGCCGCAGAATCAAATCGGAAACATTCCACCAA CAGGAGTTGAGGCGAGGGAGGAAGAATACGAGACGCTAGAGAGTGCGTGGAAGAGGATAACGGAAAATGCAAGCCAGACACAGATTGAATCAACGTCGATGTTGATGATTGAGAAAGCGGTATCGCCAAGTGTGGACGAGTTGCACCAGCGAGTCGAGGCATTCATCAAGAAGGTGAACAACGAAATTAGATTGCATAGGCAAAATTCGTCCAATCAGTATATACAACTTAATAGTGCAGCCTAG
- the LOC125195210 gene encoding uncharacterized protein LOC125195210 — MRYHLKEWGPGNAAPQNARELFNMRHTKARKIIERAFAVLKMRWGILRSASYDPIQTHIRLIMTCFLLHNFIQRKMPNDPIEAHLDGFVDQNPNGPDADGAQFVDHVEPTNEWTEFRDNLERQCGTIGILLDVFVLLYCVECVTRTMLIG; from the coding sequence ATGCGCTACCATTTGAAAGAGTGGGGACCCGGTAATGCAGCGCCGCAAAACGCCCGAGAGCTGTTCAACATGAGACACACAAAAGCTCGAAAGATCATCGAGCGCGCGTTCGCCGTATTGAAAATGCGATGGGGTATCCTACGTAGTGCATCTTATGATCCAATCCAAACACATATACGGTTAATAATGACATGTTTCTTATTGCATAATTTCATCCAGAGGAAGATGCCAAATGATCCTATTGAAGCACATCTAGATGGGTTTGttgatcaaaaccctaatggACCCGATGCAGATGGAGCTCAGTTTGTTGATCACGTCGAGCCTACGAATGAGTGGACAGAGTTTCGGGACAACTTAGAACGACAATGTGGAACCATAGGCATTTTGCttgatgtttttgttttgttatattGCGTTGAATGTGTAACTCGTACAATGCTAATCGGGTGA
- the LOC125196706 gene encoding uncharacterized protein LOC125196706 isoform X2, translating into MKSTIIMILAVLVSAGAIISIAMAVNVIPAIWSLVLPWLRPPYLHILINGIIIAIATASRFCRSQTPPPATRSQHLISVKTPPPAYYADYSPPPEVRDVAEVPEAYESEDAVMDLKPVMVNGLEVGADAEEDEGEDNALDGSTLTYNHPLPEKFSPVDPTGNVPERKAALDEVPERLAPYRHTRKSKSFRERESPRSRRNSNRRIEAYLDRSLTCNSLSPQNQIGNIPPRVEAREEEYETLESAWKRITENASQTQIESTSMLMIEKAVSPSVDELHQRVEAFIKKVNNEIRLHRQNSSNQYIQLNSAA; encoded by the exons ATGAAATCCACAATTATCATGATTTTGGCGGTTTTAGTTTCAGCTGGCGCTATAATTTCCATAGCTATGGCAGTGAATGTAATTCCGGCGATATGGTCGTTGGTTCTGCCATGGCTGAGGCCGCCGTATTTGCACATCCTAATCAACGGCATCATCATCGCCATCGCCACCGCGTCGCGATTCTGCCGGAGCCAGACGCCTCCGCCGGCGACTCGATCGCAGCACCTGATTTCTGTCAAAACTCCTCCGCCGGCGTATTATGCGGATTACTCACCTCCGCCGGAGGTCAGGGATGTGGCGGAGGTACCGGAGGCGTACGAGAGTGAAGATGCGGTTATGGACCTGAAACCGGTGATGGTGAATGGTTTGGAAGTCGGCGCCGATGCGGAAGAAGATGAAGGCGAGGACAACGCATTGGACGGCAGTACTTTGACGTACAATCACCCGTTGCCAGAGAAATTCTCGCCGGTGGATCCAACAGGAAACGTTCCTGAGA GAAAGGCCGCTCTCGATGAAGTTCCGGAACGGCTGGCGCCTTATCGACACACGCGGAAATCGAAAAGCTTCAGAGAGCGTGAGTCGCCGCGGAGTCGGAGAAACTCGAACCGGCGAATTGAGGCGTACCTGGATCGATCGTTGACGTGCAACTCACTATCGCCGCAGAATCAAATCGGAAACATTCCACCAA GAGTTGAGGCGAGGGAGGAAGAATACGAGACGCTAGAGAGTGCGTGGAAGAGGATAACGGAAAATGCAAGCCAGACACAGATTGAATCAACGTCGATGTTGATGATTGAGAAAGCGGTATCGCCAAGTGTGGACGAGTTGCACCAGCGAGTCGAGGCATTCATCAAGAAGGTGAACAACGAAATTAGATTGCATAGGCAAAATTCGTCCAATCAGTATATACAACTTAATAGTGCAGCCTAG